The Deltaproteobacteria bacterium genome includes the window AGCGCAATCCGGTGGAGGTGGACATCGTTTCCAACCCTGAATTCCTGAGGGAGGGATCAGCCGTAGAAGACTTCATGCGCCCTAACCGGGTCGTCCTCGGATCCGACAGTCAGAAGGCCCTAGCCATCGTGAAGGATATCTATCGCCCCCTCTATCTCATCGAGACTCCGTTCGTCATCACCAGCATCGAGACGGCCGAGATGATAAAGTACGCATCGAACGCCTTTCTGGCTACCAAGATCTCTTTCATCAATGAGGTGGCCAACCTCTGTGAGCAGGTCGGGGCGGACGTCCACGTGGTGGCCAAGGCCATGGGCCTTGACAAGCGGATCGGCCCTAAGTTCCTGCACCCGGGGCCGGGTTTCGGGGGTTCCTGTTTTCCCAAGGACACCGAGGCCTTTGTGCGGCTTGGGAGGGAATACAGCTCTCCTCTAAGGATCGTCGAGGCGGTCATGGAGGTGAACGAGTCCCAGAAGGCGCGAATGGTAGAAAAGATCGTGAGGCTCCTCGGGGGCGATGTCTCTGGGAAGAGGATCGCGGTCCTTGGCCTTTCCTTCAAGCCCAATACGAGCGACATCCGGGAGTCTCCGGCCATCACCGTTGTGCGCGAACTTCTCGCCCGTGGTGCCGTGGTTACATCTTACGACCCAGAGGCCATGGAGGAGTTTGCGCGTCTTTACGGAAGCGATGTGGTGGAGTACGCATCGAATCCGTACGAGGCCGCTAAGGGCGCCAATGCCGTTGCCATAGTGACAGAGTGGAACGAG containing:
- a CDS encoding UDP-glucose/GDP-mannose dehydrogenase family protein produces the protein MHITVIGTGYVGLVAGAGLADFGMQVICVDKDEGKITGLREGRIPFYEPGLKELVERNVACGRLAFSTELAPAVEQSLVVFIGVGTPSDGQGGVDLSAIEAVALELADTIADYKVIVTKSTVPVGTNRWIKSIIDDRKRNPVEVDIVSNPEFLREGSAVEDFMRPNRVVLGSDSQKALAIVKDIYRPLYLIETPFVITSIETAEMIKYASNAFLATKISFINEVANLCEQVGADVHVVAKAMGLDKRIGPKFLHPGPGFGGSCFPKDTEAFVRLGREYSSPLRIVEAVMEVNESQKARMVEKIVRLLGGDVSGKRIAVLGLSFKPNTSDIRESPAITVVRELLARGAVVTSYDPEAMEEFARLYGSDVVEYASNPYEAAKGANAVAIVTEWNEFRNLDLARIKMGMAEPFALADLRNVYDPATVRSLGFRYDSVGRP